Proteins encoded within one genomic window of Zavarzinella sp.:
- a CDS encoding glycosyltransferase family 2 protein: MSEHAKPMPNKDLWIVIAAYNESKRIGNTIAGLQQHGYRNIVVVDDGSADDTYLSAKSFGIHTLRHVLNCGQGAALQTGIQYALRQGAHYICTFDADGQHAANEIPQVLEPVLQKRVDVTLGSRFLGATENIPLSRKLVLKGGVIFTRVFSRVKVTDAHNGFRVLSRNAAEKIRIRQNRMAHASEILDEIRTHDLRFEEVPVTIRYNADTLAKGQSSWNAFRIVAQLVMGRLVG; encoded by the coding sequence ATGTCTGAGCACGCGAAACCGATGCCGAACAAAGATTTGTGGATTGTCATTGCTGCCTACAACGAATCGAAGCGAATCGGCAATACTATTGCTGGTCTGCAACAGCACGGCTACCGCAACATTGTTGTGGTCGACGACGGCTCGGCTGATGACACCTACTTGAGTGCTAAGTCCTTTGGAATTCATACCTTACGGCATGTGCTCAATTGTGGTCAGGGTGCCGCACTGCAAACTGGGATTCAGTACGCATTGCGGCAAGGTGCCCATTATATCTGCACGTTCGATGCTGATGGCCAGCACGCAGCCAATGAAATCCCCCAGGTGCTTGAGCCGGTGCTGCAAAAACGCGTCGATGTCACACTTGGCTCGCGGTTTTTGGGTGCCACAGAAAACATCCCACTGAGCAGAAAACTGGTTCTGAAAGGTGGGGTGATTTTCACCCGTGTATTTTCTCGTGTGAAGGTTACCGATGCCCACAATGGTTTTCGGGTGCTTTCCCGAAATGCGGCAGAAAAGATCCGAATTCGACAGAATCGCATGGCCCACGCTTCGGAAATCCTGGACGAAATCCGCACACACGACTTACGGTTTGAAGAAGTGCCAGTGACGATTCGTTACAATGCGGACACATTGGCGAAAGGCCAGAGTTCCTGGAATGCGTTTCGGATTGTCGCCCAGTTGGTGATGGGGAGGCTTGTTGGGTGA
- a CDS encoding type 1 glutamine amidotransferase domain-containing protein translates to MNLQGKRIAVFVEQQYQELEVWYPYYRLKEAGATVHLVGPESGTNYPSKLGYPAKSEIAASALSVSDYDGLVIPGGFAPDYIRRVPALIQFVQGMHDAGKPIAAICHGPWVLCSTTALRGKTATCFFAIKDDVVNAGATYVDQETVVDGNLVTARKPDDLPAFTVAFMKLLS, encoded by the coding sequence ATGAACTTGCAAGGAAAAAGAATTGCAGTTTTTGTGGAGCAGCAATACCAGGAACTGGAAGTATGGTACCCCTACTATCGCCTGAAAGAAGCGGGGGCAACCGTGCACCTGGTGGGGCCGGAATCCGGCACGAATTACCCAAGTAAGCTGGGCTATCCTGCCAAGAGCGAAATTGCTGCAAGTGCTTTATCTGTAAGTGATTACGACGGCCTTGTCATTCCTGGCGGCTTCGCACCCGATTACATCCGCCGCGTCCCAGCGTTAATTCAATTTGTGCAGGGAATGCACGATGCAGGGAAACCGATTGCTGCAATTTGCCACGGTCCATGGGTGCTTTGCAGCACCACTGCCCTGCGTGGAAAAACTGCCACCTGCTTCTTTGCGATCAAAGACGATGTTGTCAATGCAGGTGCCACCTATGTGGATCAGGAAACCGTTGTTGATGGCAATCTGGTGACTGCCAGGAAGCCAGACGATCTCCCCGCGTTCACAGTAGCATTCATGAAATTATTGTCATAA